One stretch of Micromonospora echinospora DNA includes these proteins:
- a CDS encoding ABC transporter permease subunit, with translation MRNQTVGSTEKAPAATVPPPQTAGDGRLPRAARAVAWLLVGVVLLALPLLLPPFRTYLATVVLVYVIAVVGLNVVMGFSGQISISHAAFMGVGAYTTAVLMGRWELPFPLAALAGVLLATLLGYVVGLPALRIAGHYLALATLAFQLIVQSVIFNWESVTNGPRGIAVPPAVVGVFPLADRNLYYLVLVAALLSLLFVRNVVRSRVGRAWRAIRDKEIAASVFGVDVARFKTLAFGVSAGYAGLAGALFAITVGFLDPGAFNLWESVKQLTMVLFGGLGTLVGPPLGAALLVLAPEFLTPFREHSLLVFYVVLLLVLIFLRGGLASGVSRTAAWVRRRRSGAPPSDAVVTDAAVTAARDRPAPPVERSAEAGSAVGESMLTADGVTVRFGGLIALDGVDLRVRDGEIKGLIGPNGAGKTTLFNVLTRVYPVHAGSVTFAGRDMLRLRPHQVVGAGLARTFQNVEMFRSMTALENVLVGRHHRDACGLWRTGLRLPSARAEERQARDAARAALATLGLERYADTPAESLPLGVQRRLEIARAMVAEPRLLMLDEPASGLTAAEAAALMDDVRRIRAAGVTVLLIEHNMRFVMGLSDSVTVLDHGRVIFDGSPQRAQSDPAVVAAYLGEVES, from the coding sequence ATGAGGAACCAGACCGTAGGCAGCACCGAGAAGGCCCCGGCGGCCACCGTCCCCCCGCCGCAGACGGCCGGCGACGGCCGCCTGCCGCGCGCCGCCCGGGCCGTGGCATGGCTCCTCGTCGGAGTCGTCCTGCTGGCGCTCCCGCTGCTGCTACCACCGTTCCGGACCTACCTGGCGACAGTGGTCCTCGTCTACGTCATCGCCGTGGTCGGCCTCAACGTCGTGATGGGCTTCTCCGGGCAGATCTCCATCTCGCACGCGGCGTTCATGGGAGTCGGCGCCTACACCACAGCCGTCCTCATGGGACGCTGGGAGCTGCCCTTCCCGCTCGCCGCGCTGGCCGGCGTCCTGCTCGCCACCCTGCTCGGCTACGTGGTCGGCCTGCCGGCGCTGCGCATCGCGGGCCACTACCTGGCCCTGGCCACGCTGGCGTTCCAGCTCATCGTGCAGAGCGTCATCTTCAACTGGGAATCGGTCACCAACGGGCCACGCGGCATCGCCGTCCCGCCCGCCGTGGTCGGGGTGTTCCCGCTGGCCGACCGCAACCTGTACTACCTCGTCCTCGTCGCCGCGCTGCTCAGCCTGCTCTTCGTGCGCAACGTGGTGCGGTCCCGGGTCGGGCGGGCGTGGCGGGCGATCCGGGACAAGGAGATCGCCGCGTCCGTGTTCGGCGTCGACGTGGCCCGGTTCAAGACGCTCGCCTTCGGGGTGAGCGCCGGGTACGCGGGCCTGGCCGGCGCGCTGTTCGCCATCACCGTCGGCTTCCTCGACCCGGGCGCGTTCAACCTGTGGGAGTCGGTCAAGCAGCTCACCATGGTGCTCTTCGGTGGGCTCGGCACGCTCGTCGGACCGCCGCTCGGCGCGGCGCTCCTCGTCCTCGCGCCGGAGTTCCTGACGCCGTTCCGTGAGCACTCGCTGCTCGTGTTCTACGTCGTACTCCTGCTTGTCCTGATCTTCCTGCGGGGCGGACTCGCCTCCGGGGTGAGCCGGACCGCCGCGTGGGTCCGGCGCCGCCGCTCCGGCGCGCCGCCCTCCGACGCCGTCGTCACCGACGCCGCGGTGACCGCGGCCCGCGACCGGCCGGCGCCGCCGGTGGAGCGGTCCGCGGAGGCCGGCAGCGCGGTGGGGGAGTCGATGCTGACTGCCGACGGGGTCACCGTGCGCTTCGGCGGGCTGATCGCGCTCGACGGCGTCGACCTGCGGGTGCGCGACGGCGAGATCAAGGGGCTGATCGGCCCGAACGGCGCCGGCAAGACGACGCTGTTCAACGTCCTGACCCGGGTCTATCCCGTGCACGCGGGGTCGGTCACCTTCGCCGGCCGCGACATGCTCCGGCTGCGCCCGCACCAGGTGGTCGGCGCCGGCCTGGCCCGCACGTTCCAGAACGTGGAGATGTTCCGCTCGATGACCGCGCTGGAGAACGTGCTCGTCGGCCGGCACCACCGCGACGCCTGCGGGCTGTGGCGGACCGGGCTGCGCCTGCCGTCCGCACGGGCGGAGGAGCGGCAGGCCCGCGACGCCGCGCGGGCGGCGCTGGCGACGCTGGGCCTGGAACGCTATGCGGACACCCCGGCCGAGAGCCTGCCGCTCGGCGTGCAGCGACGACTGGAGATCGCTCGGGCGATGGTCGCCGAGCCGCGGCTGCTCATGCTCGACGAACCGGCGTCCGGCCTCACCGCGGCCGAGGCGGCCGCGCTGATGGACGACGTGCGCCGGATCCGGGCCGCCGGGGTCACGGTGCTGCTGATCGAGCACAACATGCGGTTCGTCATGGGCCTCTCGGACTCGGTCACGGTGCTCGACCACGGCCGGGTCATCTTCGACGGCTCACCGCAGCGGGCGCAGAGCGACCCCGCGGTGGTGGCCGCCTATCTGGGCGAGGTGGAGTCATGA
- a CDS encoding ABC transporter substrate-binding protein: MRKSVTAIALLALALAGCTTTSSEGGGTQVSTQGVTDTEIYIQGFGPITGPASWVGLGNRDGFALAVKEINAAGGVHGRKIRFEFHDDAFQVAQAQQVARRIIQQDKPFMVYAGTGSTTFLAVADQLRQSGLPVYNGFSGSEAARKTPEVDNMFHGEAVSTKWVAPSMADMIADNLKATRVAILHEDGEWGRTLCAQVTTELQGKSGLQVVANETYPAAGNDFTGQLVAIRNANPQVVVNCGLFPAAKIILRQARELGLKAQFVGDAGQANATVWTGNEAAAEDWLFNWYEPQFLTDTTGAQGEFLQKYKAEYPSAPTGRPNHADNFSYTAAYLLKGALEKAGKDLTAEKFIEALAAVKDARPTPISPNVSCANERHECFVDLVWMRIQGGKAVPVDDAGLAQIAGKVSGS; the protein is encoded by the coding sequence GTGCGAAAGTCGGTTACGGCGATCGCCCTGTTGGCGTTGGCGCTTGCGGGTTGCACAACCACCTCGAGTGAGGGCGGCGGCACGCAGGTCAGCACACAGGGCGTCACGGACACGGAGATCTACATCCAGGGGTTCGGCCCCATCACCGGTCCGGCCAGCTGGGTCGGCCTCGGCAACCGCGACGGCTTCGCCCTCGCGGTCAAGGAGATCAACGCCGCGGGCGGTGTGCACGGCCGCAAGATCCGGTTCGAGTTCCACGACGACGCGTTCCAGGTCGCGCAGGCCCAGCAGGTCGCGCGGCGCATCATCCAGCAGGACAAGCCCTTCATGGTCTACGCCGGCACGGGCAGCACGACCTTCCTCGCCGTCGCCGACCAGCTGCGGCAGAGCGGACTGCCGGTCTACAACGGCTTCTCCGGCAGCGAGGCCGCCCGCAAGACCCCCGAGGTCGACAACATGTTCCACGGCGAAGCCGTCTCCACCAAGTGGGTCGCGCCCAGCATGGCCGACATGATCGCGGACAACCTCAAGGCCACCCGGGTCGCGATCCTGCACGAGGACGGCGAGTGGGGCCGCACGCTGTGCGCCCAGGTCACGACCGAACTGCAGGGCAAGAGCGGCCTGCAGGTGGTCGCCAACGAGACCTACCCGGCCGCCGGCAACGACTTCACCGGCCAGCTCGTGGCGATCCGCAACGCCAACCCGCAGGTCGTCGTCAACTGCGGCCTGTTCCCGGCCGCGAAGATCATCCTGCGGCAGGCTCGCGAGCTGGGGCTGAAGGCCCAGTTCGTCGGCGACGCGGGACAGGCCAACGCCACCGTCTGGACGGGCAACGAGGCGGCCGCCGAGGACTGGCTGTTCAACTGGTACGAGCCGCAGTTCCTCACCGACACCACCGGCGCGCAGGGCGAGTTCCTGCAGAAGTACAAGGCCGAGTACCCGTCGGCGCCGACCGGGCGGCCCAACCACGCCGACAACTTCTCCTACACCGCGGCCTATCTGCTCAAGGGCGCTCTGGAGAAGGCCGGCAAGGACCTCACGGCGGAGAAGTTCATCGAGGCGCTCGCCGCCGTCAAGGACGCCCGGCCGACGCCGATCAGCCCCAACGTGAGCTGCGCCAACGAACGCCACGAGTGCTTCGTCGACCTGGTCTGGATGCGGATCCAGGGCGGCAAGGCGGTACCGGTGGACGACGCCGGCCTCGCCCAGATCGCCGGCAAGGTCTCCGGCTCCTGA
- a CDS encoding SDR family NAD(P)-dependent oxidoreductase yields the protein MTPLSGRVAVVTGASRGLGRQAALALAGAGAAVVAAGRDRAALDETCALVASVGPSALPVVCDVTDEEQVDALTRSALDRYGRIDVLVNNAGIASEHKALDLDVAEFRRVLETNVIGTFLPARAVAAHMRDRGGGAVVNIGSVMGRSGTSGLSHYGASKAAVFQLTRGWAVEWARYGIRVNCLALGYFPTGINRDRLAEEGVAERVLARVPARRFGDPAEIGPTVVHLASDASRYMTGQVVYLDGGMSAR from the coding sequence ATGACGCCGCTGTCGGGCCGGGTAGCGGTCGTCACCGGCGCCAGCCGCGGGCTCGGCCGGCAGGCCGCCCTGGCGCTGGCCGGCGCCGGCGCCGCCGTGGTGGCCGCCGGCCGCGACCGCGCGGCGCTCGACGAGACGTGCGCGCTCGTCGCGTCGGTGGGCCCCTCGGCCCTGCCGGTGGTGTGCGACGTGACCGACGAGGAGCAGGTGGACGCCCTCACCCGGTCGGCCCTCGACCGGTACGGGCGCATCGACGTGCTGGTCAACAACGCCGGCATCGCGTCGGAGCACAAGGCGCTGGACCTCGACGTCGCGGAGTTCCGCCGGGTCTTGGAGACCAACGTGATCGGCACGTTCCTGCCGGCCCGGGCGGTCGCAGCGCACATGCGTGATCGGGGCGGCGGCGCGGTGGTCAACATCGGGTCGGTGATGGGCCGTTCGGGCACGTCCGGGCTGTCGCACTACGGCGCCAGCAAGGCCGCCGTCTTCCAGCTCACCCGCGGCTGGGCGGTGGAGTGGGCCCGGTACGGCATCCGCGTCAACTGCCTCGCCCTCGGCTACTTCCCGACCGGCATCAACAGGGACCGGCTGGCCGAGGAGGGGGTGGCCGAGCGCGTGCTGGCGCGGGTGCCGGCCCGCCGGTTCGGGGACCCGGCGGAGATCGGGCCGACGGTGGTCCACCTGGCGTCCGACGCCAGCCGCTACATGACCGGGCAGGTCGTCTACCTGGACGGCGGGATGTCCGCACGCTGA
- a CDS encoding CaiB/BaiF CoA transferase family protein, giving the protein MTGPLTGVRVVELAGLGPAPYGVMLLADLGADVVRVDRAPADPADLGRLMAGCWRGRRSVAVNLKHDAGLRILLDLADSADVLVEGFRPGVAERLGFGPQVCLARNPRLVYARMTGWGQDGPLSTAAGHDLNFLAVAGLLHGMGRADAPPPPLPGYVGDFGGGGAFLAIGVLAALLDRRRTGLGQVVDASVLDGAASLGSFVYGLAGMGEWTDEREANLSDGGCPFYDTYQTADGGYVAVGALEPRFYAEMLHGVGLDPADWPQHDRTRWPALRSALTARFATSTRDEWAQRFAGRDACVSPVLRLAEAPNHPHNVARGVFEEAAGRWQPAPAPRLSRTPLSVGRPAPRIGEHTAEILTELGRTADDVARLRAIGTVGEN; this is encoded by the coding sequence ATGACGGGACCGTTGACGGGTGTCCGCGTGGTGGAGCTGGCCGGACTGGGACCGGCGCCGTACGGCGTGATGCTCCTGGCCGACCTCGGCGCCGACGTCGTCCGGGTCGACCGGGCCCCGGCGGACCCGGCGGATCTCGGCCGGCTCATGGCCGGCTGCTGGCGGGGCCGGCGGTCGGTGGCGGTGAACCTCAAACACGACGCCGGCCTGCGGATCCTGCTCGACCTCGCCGACAGCGCGGACGTCCTGGTCGAGGGTTTCCGGCCGGGCGTGGCCGAGCGGCTCGGCTTCGGGCCGCAGGTGTGCCTGGCCCGCAATCCGCGCCTCGTCTACGCGCGGATGACCGGCTGGGGGCAGGACGGGCCACTGTCGACCGCGGCCGGTCATGATCTCAACTTCCTCGCCGTCGCCGGCCTGCTGCACGGGATGGGGCGGGCGGACGCGCCGCCTCCACCGCTGCCCGGCTATGTCGGTGACTTCGGTGGCGGCGGGGCCTTCCTGGCGATCGGCGTCCTTGCCGCGCTGCTGGACCGGCGCCGCACCGGGCTGGGCCAGGTGGTCGACGCCTCCGTGCTGGACGGAGCGGCGTCGCTCGGCTCGTTCGTGTACGGCCTGGCCGGGATGGGCGAGTGGACCGACGAGCGGGAGGCCAACCTCAGCGACGGCGGGTGCCCGTTCTACGACACGTACCAGACCGCTGACGGCGGTTACGTGGCGGTCGGGGCGCTGGAGCCGCGCTTCTACGCGGAGATGCTGCACGGGGTCGGCCTGGACCCGGCCGACTGGCCGCAGCACGACCGGACCCGGTGGCCGGCGTTGCGGTCCGCGCTGACCGCGCGGTTCGCGACGTCCACCCGGGACGAGTGGGCGCAGCGGTTCGCGGGGCGGGACGCCTGCGTCAGCCCGGTGCTGCGGTTGGCCGAGGCGCCGAACCATCCGCACAACGTCGCCCGGGGAGTGTTCGAGGAGGCGGCGGGCCGGTGGCAGCCGGCGCCGGCGCCGCGGCTGTCCCGTACCCCGCTCTCGGTCGGTCGGCCGGCGCCGCGGATCGGCGAGCACACCGCCGAGATTCTGACCGAGCTGGGCCGAACGGCGGATGACGTGGCACGTCTTCGGGCGATCGGCACGGTCGGCGAAAACTGA
- a CDS encoding ABC transporter ATP-binding protein: MTALLELDRVTLGYGKIVVVHELSLRLDAGRIVSVLGPNGAGKTTTVRGVAGLLPLRGGEVRLGGKRVSGFPPHRIVAERLAYVPQGRELFADMSVRDNLRLGGFTMRRRDVPARMEELFEFFPRLRERAGQTAGSLSGGEQQMLAIARALMPRPTVLMLDEPSAGLAPRTMRHVFDIVADVARSEGAAVLIAEQNAHQALRVTDHAYVLNTGVIEASGPPAELLADDRIRAAYLGEAVEGGPV, encoded by the coding sequence ATGACAGCGCTGCTCGAACTCGATCGCGTGACTCTCGGCTACGGCAAGATCGTCGTCGTCCACGAGTTGTCGCTGCGTCTGGACGCGGGGCGGATCGTCTCCGTCCTCGGCCCCAACGGCGCAGGCAAGACCACCACTGTCCGCGGCGTCGCCGGACTGCTGCCGTTGCGCGGCGGCGAGGTGCGGCTGGGCGGCAAGCGGGTCAGCGGCTTTCCGCCGCACCGCATCGTCGCCGAGCGGCTGGCCTACGTACCCCAGGGCCGCGAGCTGTTCGCGGACATGTCGGTGCGGGACAACCTGCGTCTCGGCGGCTTCACCATGCGCCGTCGTGACGTCCCGGCCCGGATGGAGGAGCTGTTCGAGTTCTTCCCACGGCTGCGCGAGCGGGCCGGGCAGACCGCGGGCAGCCTGTCCGGCGGCGAGCAGCAGATGCTGGCCATCGCGCGGGCGCTGATGCCCCGGCCGACAGTGCTGATGCTCGACGAACCGTCGGCCGGGCTGGCGCCGCGCACCATGCGGCACGTCTTCGACATCGTCGCCGACGTCGCGCGTTCGGAGGGCGCGGCCGTGCTGATCGCCGAGCAGAACGCGCACCAGGCGCTGCGCGTCACCGACCACGCCTACGTGCTGAACACCGGGGTGATCGAGGCGTCCGGCCCGCCGGCGGAACTGCTCGCCGACGACCGGATCCGGGCGGCCTACCTCGGTGAGGCCGTCGAAGGAGGGCCGGTCTGA
- a CDS encoding branched-chain amino acid ABC transporter permease — MTVIQLLVNSLTLGAIYALVALGLVLVFKSSDLVNFGAGDWVLAGAYIALALLTAGLPLYLVLILAPLGGALMGLVIDRAVFRRIMSASPWTFVVASLAVGGLLRELAVLRYQSNHFPFPPVLSRDPVEVLGVRITPQNLWVLGATVVVVIALLLFFRYTTYGRALEAVAQNRVGAQIVGINLSRALMVTWALAGAVSAVAAVLIAPSTDVSPEIGLLLVKGFVAAALGGLDSLEGAVMGGVAVAAIETFTQVYLNQAAVDVVVYGLLLVVMWVRPAGLLGRRVVRRV; from the coding sequence GTGACAGTCATCCAACTGCTGGTCAACTCGCTCACGCTCGGCGCGATCTATGCGCTCGTGGCGCTGGGTCTCGTACTGGTCTTCAAGTCCTCCGACCTGGTCAACTTCGGGGCCGGCGACTGGGTGCTCGCCGGCGCGTACATCGCGCTCGCCCTGCTGACCGCCGGCCTGCCCCTCTACCTGGTGCTGATTCTGGCGCCGCTGGGTGGCGCGCTGATGGGGCTGGTCATCGACCGCGCGGTGTTCCGTCGGATCATGAGCGCCTCACCGTGGACGTTCGTCGTAGCGAGCCTCGCGGTCGGTGGGCTGCTGCGCGAGCTCGCCGTCCTGCGCTACCAGTCCAACCACTTCCCGTTCCCGCCGGTGCTGTCCCGCGACCCGGTCGAGGTCCTCGGCGTACGCATCACACCGCAGAACCTGTGGGTGCTCGGGGCGACAGTCGTCGTGGTGATCGCGCTGTTGCTGTTCTTCCGCTACACCACGTACGGGCGCGCGCTGGAGGCGGTCGCGCAGAACCGGGTGGGCGCCCAGATCGTCGGCATCAACCTGAGCCGGGCCCTGATGGTCACCTGGGCACTCGCCGGCGCGGTGAGCGCTGTCGCCGCCGTCCTGATCGCCCCGTCGACAGACGTCTCACCGGAGATCGGCCTGCTGCTGGTGAAGGGATTCGTCGCCGCGGCGCTCGGCGGCCTGGACAGCCTCGAAGGCGCGGTGATGGGCGGCGTCGCGGTGGCGGCGATCGAGACCTTCACCCAGGTCTACCTCAACCAGGCAGCCGTCGACGTGGTCGTCTACGGCCTGCTGCTCGTCGTCATGTGGGTGCGGCCGGCCGGCCTGCTCGGCCGCCGCGTGGTCCGGAGGGTCTGA